A window of Nicotiana tabacum cultivar K326 chromosome 24, ASM71507v2, whole genome shotgun sequence contains these coding sequences:
- the LOC107807112 gene encoding uncharacterized protein LOC107807112 isoform X2, whose protein sequence is MGELKEETEINQPTEQSHSFVEVICKCTGKTWRFAAGTEAKFALKFINDSRIKSILANPPVAYIEAVKDGEVPVIFGPNSILVNYGKGWKLQPATETTSFSRGTPDDYAAAQPAFVPPVSDNSHSARRKSQAAVSPLYIGKILLVFFLMFLIGTLFTLFLENLPQLVQNLNMSSTIE, encoded by the exons ATGggagaactgaaagaagaaacagaaatCAACCAACCCACAGAACAATCTCATTCT TTTGTGGAAGTGATTTGCAAATGCACTGGCAAGACTTGGCGATTTGCTGCTGGAACAGAGGCAAAATTCGCGCTGAAATTTATCAATGACAGTAGGATTAAATCTATCTTGGCAAACCCACCCGTAGCCTATATTGAAGCTGTTAAAGATGGGGAAGTGCCTGTCATTTTTGGCCCCAACTCAATTCTTGTGAATTACGGGAAAGGATGGAAATTGCAGCCAGCCACTGAGACAACAA GTTTTTCAAGAGGGACGCCTGATGATTACGCAGCAGCGCAACCAGCTTTTGTTCCTCCG GTTTCAGACAACTCTCACTCTGCAAGGAGAAAATCACAAGCTGCTGTCAGCCCTCTCTACATCGGAAAGATATTGCTTGTATTTTTTCTAATGTTTTTGATTGGTACCCTCTTCACCTTGTTCCTGGAAAACCTTCCACAGCTAGTACAAAATCTTAATATGAGCTCAACCATTGAATAG
- the LOC107807112 gene encoding uncharacterized protein LOC107807112 isoform X1 has translation MGELKEETEINQPTEQSHSFVEVICKCTGKTWRFAAGTEAKFALKFINDSRIKSILANPPVAYIEAVKDGEVPVIFGPNSILVNYGKGWKLQPATETTTGFSRGTPDDYAAAQPAFVPPVSDNSHSARRKSQAAVSPLYIGKILLVFFLMFLIGTLFTLFLENLPQLVQNLNMSSTIE, from the exons ATGggagaactgaaagaagaaacagaaatCAACCAACCCACAGAACAATCTCATTCT TTTGTGGAAGTGATTTGCAAATGCACTGGCAAGACTTGGCGATTTGCTGCTGGAACAGAGGCAAAATTCGCGCTGAAATTTATCAATGACAGTAGGATTAAATCTATCTTGGCAAACCCACCCGTAGCCTATATTGAAGCTGTTAAAGATGGGGAAGTGCCTGTCATTTTTGGCCCCAACTCAATTCTTGTGAATTACGGGAAAGGATGGAAATTGCAGCCAGCCACTGAGACAACAA CAGGTTTTTCAAGAGGGACGCCTGATGATTACGCAGCAGCGCAACCAGCTTTTGTTCCTCCG GTTTCAGACAACTCTCACTCTGCAAGGAGAAAATCACAAGCTGCTGTCAGCCCTCTCTACATCGGAAAGATATTGCTTGTATTTTTTCTAATGTTTTTGATTGGTACCCTCTTCACCTTGTTCCTGGAAAACCTTCCACAGCTAGTACAAAATCTTAATATGAGCTCAACCATTGAATAG
- the LOC107807111 gene encoding putative zinc metalloprotease EGY1, chloroplastic: MGTLTSCSFSSMNIRFRLNPPVNYTFSRRIQLKRMSKRNFGRLIIRCSSGSSGNGSSNDSGSSSDGKLEKDSSNLATVTEETTEERNGGGGASGVENDSDDSPVSISSRPTISTVGSTYNNFQVDSFKLMELLGPEKVDPSDVKFIKEKLFGYSTFWVTKEEPFGDLGEGILFLGNLRGKREDVFAKLQSQLSEIMGDKYNLFMVEEPNSEGPDPRGGPRVSFGMLRKEVSEPGPTTLWQYVIAFLLFLLTIGSSVELGIASQITRLPPEVVKYFTDPNAIEPPDMQLLLPFVDSALPLAYGVLGVQLFHEIGHFLAAFPRNVKLSIPFFIPNITLGSFGAITQFKSILPDRKAKVDISLAGPFAGAALSSSMFAVGLLLSSNPAAAGELVQVPSTLFQGSLLLGLISRATLGYGAMHGAMVSIHPLVIAGWCGLTTSAFNMLPVGCLDGGRAVQGAFGKGSLIGFGLATYTLLGLGVLGGPLSLPWGLYVLICQRTPEKPCLNDVTEVGNWRKAALGVAIFLVVLTLLPVWDELAEELGIGLVTSF, encoded by the exons ATGGGAACGCTAACGAGCTGCAGTTTCAGCTCAATGAATATAAGGTTCCGTTTGAATCCTCCAGTTAATTACACTTTCAGTCGAAGAATCCAATTGAAGAGAATGTCCAAACGGAATTTCGGTCGATTGATTATTAGGTGTAGTAGCGGTAGTAGTGGCAATGGCAGTAGCAATGACAGTGGTAGCAGTAGCGATGGGAAATTGGAAAAGGATTCTTCAAATTTGGCTACAGTTACTGAAGAAACCACTGAAGAAAGGAACGGCGGCGGTGGCGCCAGCGGTGTGGAAAATGATTCGGATGATTCTCCGGTGTCAATTTCTTCCAGA CCAACAATATCCACTGTTGGATCAACTTATAATAATTTCCAAGTAGATTCTTTTAAGTTGATGGAACTTCTTGGACCAGAAAAGGTTGATCCCAGTGATGTGAAGTTCATTAAGGAAAAGTTATTTGGCTACTCTACTTTTTGGGTGACTAAAGAAGAACCATTTGGAGATCTTGGAGAGGGCATTCTTTTCCTTGGGAATCTTAGAGGAAAGAGGGAGGATGTTTTTGCCAAACTTCAGAGTCAGTTATCAGAAATTATGGGTGATAAGTACAACCTGTTCATGGTGGAGGAACCTAATTCAGAGGGGCCAGACCCGCGTGGTGGGCCCAGAGTCAGCTTTGGTATGCTGCGGAAAGAAGTTTCTGAACCAGGTCCAACAACTCTCTGGCAATATGTAATTGCTTTTCTGTTGTTCCTTCTCACTATTGGTTCCTCTGTGGAGCTAGGAATTGCATCTCAG ATAACTCGCCTTCCTCCTGAGGTAGTTAAGTACTTTACTGATCCAAATGCAATTGAACCACCAGATATGCAGCTTTTATTACCGTTTGTGGATTCTGCTTTACCGTTGGCATATGGTGTGCTGGGTGTGCAGTTATTTCAT GAAATTGGGCATTTTCTGGCTGCATTTCCAAGGAATGTGAAATTAAGCATTCCTTTCTTTATTCCAAACATCACTCTTGGAAGCTTTGGAGCAATCACTCAG TTCAAATCTATTCTTCCCGATCGCAAAGCAAAGGTAGACATTTCTCTTGCGGGTCCTTTTGCTGGTGCTGCATTGTCTTCTTCCATGTTTGCGGTTGGCCTGTTACTCTCATCCAATCCTGCTGCTGCTGGAGAGTTGGTTCAGGTTCCTAGCACACTTTTCCAGGGCTCTTTGCTTCTCGGGCTTATTAGCAGAGCCACTCTTGGTTATGG AGCAATGCATGGTGCAATGGTTTCAATCCATCCTCTTGTGATAGCTGGCTG GTGTGGCTTGACTACATCGGCTTTTAATATGCTGCCAGTTGGATGTCTTGATGGTGGGAGAGCTGTGCAG GGAGCCTTTGGGAAAGGATCACTTATTGGTTTTGGTTTGGCGACATACACACTTCTGGGCTTGGGCGTG CTTGGTGGACCTCTGTCACTTCCTTGGGGATTGTATGTGCTTATATGTCAG AGGACACCGGAGAAACCATGCTTGAATGATGTAACAGAGGTCGGAAATTGGAGAAAAGCAGCTCTTGGTGTGGCtatattccttgttgtattgacTCTTCTTCCTGTATGGGATGAACTTGCAGAAGAACTAGGTATAGGTCTTGTAACCAGCTTTTGA